One window of Pleurodeles waltl isolate 20211129_DDA chromosome 3_1, aPleWal1.hap1.20221129, whole genome shotgun sequence genomic DNA carries:
- the LOC138285431 gene encoding uncharacterized protein has protein sequence MSENTCVDELPDGAKKNCELFSVWGITEENTCVDKMPDKVLRNNSCCIYVENVCFGSNDDRKVWIPLSAYREMQEKCRKLEHENRNLREQISQDTIIQNKTESYKRAVFEESSLSHSSNEGVKTAPSCTEFPCEPGFLAAKVHSLTDNRDKRPECDLRVTLQNAQVKRRILEQDTPSFISLFDFGKKNSSHLREILTLLYMVTVKNNMQLRACDLANEIMQTLGFCAVQEGKTDVHVTQEQGKKIVPLARIIQWIWYLQDRARVPQIKELPMKLCAPFEFLSTEDKKHVCFTNDSLTEMLLSGTVEGTALYNVCQILKQELREMCHFYADFWFFDNVLATWLVPNWFNYLADVNEKNAEREVFTQNSALVGMAMWVPQKCEKATYRSYHVSPLSLSALCGPPSGVCVWGRGRDRIPNLNLAE, from the exons atgtctgagaatacatgtgttgatgaactgcctgatggtgctaagaaaaactgtgaattgttttctgtttggggaattacagaagaaaatacaTGTGTAGATAAAATGCCTGATaaggttttgagaaataattcctgttgtatatatgtagaaaacgtgtgttttggaagtaatgatgacagaaaggtctggatacctttatctgcttacagagaaatgcaggagaaatgtaggaagttggaacatgaaaataggaatttacgtgagcaaattagccaggatacaataattcaaaataagacggaaagttataaaagggctgtttttgaagaatcttccttgtcccattccagtaatgagggggttaagacagctccgagctgcactgagtttccgtgtgagccagggtttttggcagccaaagtgcattccttaactgataacagggacaagagaccagaatgtgatttacgagttacgttgcaaaatgcacaagtaaaacgaaggattttagagcaagacaccccgagtttcattagcttgtttgattttgggaaaaagaatagctctcatttgagagaaatcctaacacttttgtatatggtcactgtgaaaaataatatgcagctgcgcgcgtgtgatttggcaaatgaaataatgcagactttaggtttctgcgcagtgcaagaaggaaaaactgatgtacatgtaactcaagaacaaggaaagaaaatagtgcccctagctagaatcatacaatggatctggtacttgcaagacagggctagagtaccacagataaaagaattaccaatgaagttgtgtgcaccatttgaattcctgtccactgaagataaaaagcatgtttgttttactaatgattcattgactgaaatgttgctttctggcacagtagaaggaacagcgttgtataatgtgtgtcagattttaaagcaagagctacgtgagatgtgtcatttttacgctgatttttggttctttgataatgttttagccacatggcttgtacctaactggttcaattaccttgcagatgttaatgagaaaaatgcagagagagaagtgttcacccagaattctgccttagtggggatggctatgtgggtgccacagaaatgtgaaaaggccacttacag atcctaccacgtttcgccactgtccctgagtgcgctgtgtggtcccccttccggtgtgtgcgtgtggggtcggggaagggaccgaatccccaacctgaacctggctgagtaa